One Bacillus sp. FJAT-52991 genomic region harbors:
- the dprA gene encoding DNA-processing protein DprA yields MYNYSSSYYSSLLNISSSQSSQIIKHLQQPIEPTLQIYESKNISFIPLYSEKYPELLLQLPQPPWGLYALGDLSLLSSERKLAIVGARKANEYGVQSIQLLMPKLVEHNCVIVSGLAKGIDTFAHQEAMKLSGRTIAVIAGGFHHLYPAENISLAREMAKYQLVLSEYPPNTRPAKWQFPARNRVISGLSLGTLVIQAGKRSGSLITAYCALEQGREVFCVPGKITDPLSEGTNDLINDGAKLVRTSEDILNEIIKN; encoded by the coding sequence TTGTATAATTATTCATCCTCCTATTATTCTTCCTTATTAAACATCTCAAGCTCTCAATCCTCTCAGATTATTAAACACTTACAACAACCTATTGAGCCTACTCTCCAAATATATGAATCAAAAAATATATCTTTTATTCCTCTATATAGTGAGAAATATCCTGAACTTTTATTACAGCTTCCACAGCCTCCTTGGGGTTTGTACGCATTAGGAGACCTTTCTTTATTATCATCTGAACGGAAACTAGCAATTGTTGGGGCTAGGAAAGCTAATGAGTATGGAGTACAGTCGATTCAATTACTCATGCCTAAACTAGTAGAACATAATTGTGTGATCGTTAGTGGTCTAGCAAAAGGAATAGATACATTTGCTCATCAAGAGGCCATGAAGCTATCCGGTCGTACGATAGCTGTGATCGCTGGGGGATTTCATCATCTTTATCCAGCAGAAAATATTTCACTTGCCCGCGAAATGGCTAAATATCAACTCGTCTTATCCGAATATCCTCCAAATACCAGACCTGCAAAATGGCAATTTCCAGCAAGAAATCGAGTGATTAGCGGTCTTTCCCTTGGGACATTAGTCATACAAGCTGGGAAAAGAAGCGGATCTTTAATCACGGCGTATTGTGCTTTAGAACAAGGAAGAGAAGTGTTCTGTGTCCCTGGAAAAATCACTGATCCTCTATCAGAAGGGACCAATGATTTAATAAATGATGGAGCAAAACTAGTGAGAACGAGTGAAGATATTTTAAATGAAATCATTAAAAACTGA
- the topA gene encoding type I DNA topoisomerase, whose amino-acid sequence MSDYLVIVESPAKAKTIERYLGKRYKVKASMGHVRDLPKSQMGVDVNHQYEPKYITIRGKGPVLKELKTAAKKAKKIYLAADPDREGEAIAWHLAHSLNLDISSDCRVVFNEITKDAIKESFKHPRPINMDLVDAQQARRILDRLVGYNISPLLWKKVKKGLSAGRVQSVALRLIIDREKEIQHFQPEEYWTIDAKFLKDQDTFQATFYGKAGKKVALKSEEEVKAILSTIQGNEFQLASVTKKERKRNPAPPFTTSSLQQEAARKLNFRAKKTMMLAQQLYEGIDLGKEGTVGLITYMRTDSTRISEVAQKEAYDYVKTTHGEEFTTKGVTKKDKKQSNAQDAHEAIRPTSILKEPNSLKNSLSRDQLRLYKLIWERFLASQMAPAIMDTVSADVVNGEITFRATGSKIKFAGFMKVYVEGSDDGQEEKEKQLPNLEVGDKVKAEDIDPKQHFTQPPPRYTEARLVKTLEELGIGRPSTFAPTLDTIQKRGYVSLDNKRFIPTELGEIVHELMVEFFSDIIDVEFTAKMERDLDGVEDGQVEWVQVIDEFYKGFEQHLVKAEAEMEQVEIKDEPAGEDCESCGHPMVFKMGRYGKFMACSNFPDCRNTKAIVKEIGVKCPKCSEGNIIERKSKKRRIFYGCDGFPECDFLSWDKPIERKCPKCEQLLVEKKLKKGVQIQCTSCDYKEEPQT is encoded by the coding sequence ATGTCAGATTATTTAGTAATAGTAGAATCCCCTGCAAAAGCAAAAACGATTGAACGTTATTTGGGGAAGAGATATAAAGTGAAAGCATCCATGGGCCATGTGCGTGATTTGCCAAAAAGTCAGATGGGTGTAGATGTAAACCATCAATATGAACCAAAATATATAACGATTCGAGGGAAAGGCCCAGTTTTAAAAGAACTAAAGACAGCAGCGAAAAAGGCAAAGAAAATTTATCTTGCAGCGGACCCCGATAGAGAGGGAGAAGCGATTGCTTGGCATTTAGCACACAGTTTAAATCTCGATATTTCATCTGATTGTCGAGTGGTTTTTAATGAAATCACAAAAGACGCAATTAAAGAATCTTTTAAACACCCAAGACCGATTAATATGGATCTTGTCGATGCTCAACAAGCACGAAGAATATTAGATCGGCTTGTTGGCTATAATATTAGCCCTCTTCTTTGGAAGAAAGTGAAGAAGGGTCTTAGTGCCGGAAGAGTGCAGTCTGTGGCATTAAGGTTAATTATCGATCGTGAAAAAGAGATCCAACACTTTCAACCAGAGGAATACTGGACCATTGATGCGAAATTCTTGAAAGACCAAGACACATTCCAGGCGACCTTTTATGGGAAAGCTGGAAAGAAAGTAGCGTTGAAATCAGAAGAAGAAGTGAAAGCGATCCTTTCGACGATTCAAGGTAATGAATTTCAGTTGGCAAGTGTGACGAAGAAAGAGCGAAAAAGAAATCCAGCTCCGCCATTTACAACGTCATCTCTACAGCAGGAAGCGGCACGTAAATTGAATTTTAGAGCGAAAAAAACGATGATGCTTGCACAGCAATTGTATGAAGGGATCGATCTTGGAAAAGAAGGAACGGTTGGTTTAATTACGTACATGAGAACCGATTCAACGAGAATTTCTGAAGTGGCTCAAAAAGAAGCTTACGACTATGTGAAGACAACTCACGGTGAAGAATTCACAACCAAGGGAGTAACAAAGAAAGATAAAAAACAATCGAATGCTCAAGATGCACATGAAGCCATTCGTCCTACTAGTATTTTAAAAGAACCGAACAGCTTAAAAAATTCTCTATCAAGAGATCAACTTCGTTTATACAAATTGATTTGGGAGCGATTCCTTGCTAGTCAAATGGCTCCTGCTATTATGGATACGGTAAGTGCAGATGTTGTCAATGGGGAAATAACATTTCGTGCAACCGGTTCCAAAATTAAATTTGCTGGGTTTATGAAGGTATATGTAGAAGGGTCAGATGATGGACAAGAAGAGAAAGAGAAGCAATTGCCAAACTTAGAAGTAGGAGACAAAGTGAAGGCAGAAGACATTGACCCGAAACAGCATTTCACGCAGCCACCACCGAGATATACAGAAGCTCGTCTTGTGAAAACACTCGAAGAACTTGGTATTGGTCGTCCATCTACTTTTGCACCAACGCTAGATACGATTCAAAAGCGTGGCTATGTTTCGTTAGATAATAAACGCTTCATTCCGACAGAGCTAGGTGAAATTGTCCATGAATTAATGGTTGAGTTTTTCTCTGATATCATTGATGTAGAATTTACTGCAAAAATGGAAAGAGATCTCGATGGTGTAGAGGATGGACAAGTCGAATGGGTTCAAGTAATCGATGAATTTTACAAAGGCTTTGAACAGCATTTAGTCAAAGCGGAAGCCGAGATGGAACAAGTAGAGATCAAAGATGAGCCAGCAGGTGAAGATTGTGAAAGTTGTGGTCATCCGATGGTCTTTAAAATGGGTCGATATGGGAAATTCATGGCTTGTTCCAATTTTCCTGATTGCCGAAACACAAAAGCCATTGTGAAAGAAATCGGTGTTAAATGTCCGAAGTGTAGTGAAGGTAATATAATAGAAAGAAAAAGTAAGAAACGACGAATTTTTTACGGCTGCGATGGTTTTCCAGAATGTGATTTTCTATCGTGGGATAAGCCAATTGAAAGAAAATGTCCGAAATGTGAACAACTATTAGTTGAAAAGAAGTTGAAAAAAGGTGTACAGATTCAATGTACCAGTTGTGATTATAAAGAGGAGCCACAGACATAA